The sequence GCATAATAAATCTTGGATGGTCAAGCGTTTCAACTTTATTAAACAATTCCAACTCGCCATTAAATCTTTTAAGAAACTCACCATTTTTTCTGCCGAAGGAAATTACATTTTTCCTATTAGCACCAAACGCCGTCTGTTTCCGTATTGATAAAACTATTTCTGAATGCAAAACTTTTAGCAGTTCCGGTTCATCATAATAATTATAATTTATTCCATTCTTAATTATTGCAAGCGGAAAAAGAGCGCTAAGGAAAAATCTTGAAAAGAATTTATCTGTTCCGCCATATTCTTCAATCACCTTATAAACAAATTCGCTGGAAATTTCTTTCCTTGTTCCAAAAGAATTTTCGATACCGCATTTTTCTCTCAATGCAACAGGATCTGTAAAAGATATACCTGTTAAACCGCCGCCAAATCTTCCGGGGTTAATTCCGAAGATAAAAACTCTTTCTTCCTGATCATCATAATATTTGGCAAAAAATTCTTTTACGGTTTTTTTTACATCTTCTTTTTCGTATGGATTTATAACGCTAATAGTCTTAGGAAGATTTGCAGGAGTGCCGAGATTCAAAAAATATTTTATTGCTTTATTTGCAAAAGTCATAATTCAACTTATTTTTTTTCTTGTGCTGAATGATTTTAATCCAGAATCAATCTTAATATATTTTTCAAAATTCCTTTACTCTAAAAAGCCGCGCCAGAACCCATCTTGCTCGATTGACCGCAATATCAATTACCAATAGTTCTTAAAATCATTTTGGAAAACAAGATACAAATCCTTAAAATGAAATAACACAATTTCATCACAACAATTATTTAAACTATGTTTTGCCTGCAAAAGCAATTTTATTAACTTTGCCGAGAATATTTT comes from Ignavibacteriales bacterium and encodes:
- a CDS encoding DUF4918 family protein — protein: MTFANKAIKYFLNLGTPANLPKTISVINPYEKEDVKKTVKEFFAKYYDDQEERVFIFGINPGRFGGGLTGISFTDPVALREKCGIENSFGTRKEISSEFVYKVIEEYGGTDKFFSRFFLSALFPLAIIKNGINYNYYDEPELLKVLHSEIVLSIRKQTAFGANRKNVISFGRKNGEFLKRFNGELELFNKVETLDHPRFIMQYKRKSLNKFIDEYLGVFNMVVKS